Within Dermacentor albipictus isolate Rhodes 1998 colony chromosome 3, USDA_Dalb.pri_finalv2, whole genome shotgun sequence, the genomic segment GCGCTGGAATTGAACAGGTTCAGTACTAGCCTGTTCGTATATTCGCGTGCATTTTTTTACGACGCTAAGCATTGGGCTGCCGGGAAGGCATAATATCATAAGCCTCAAATGTGCTCTGCTAAAAAGGgagcaaacatttaaaaaaaggcagggaagttaaccaggctgtttgctgccctacactggaaGATGGGGaagcgtgcagaaaaaaaaacaggaaagtgATGTTCAGGCATACGCGACAGCGTTCATCGCACAACAAAGGCGTTCGCATAGCCTATACTCCGTGCCATAcagagcagtcaacgctgtggaagctagatAGACTtattgcagtggcttcgttcgcacttgggtATAGTCCTTTTTTTGACCGCAATTGTGTGCAACTGTTCTTTACATAGGCTAAGTATTAATGAAACAAGATTGAATACTAGAAACAAGCATACAATGCTATATgactgctaatgcgttgttttggatcatgtttatttttgttgtttttctggcttttttcttttatttgcaaCCCATCGCaaggagcctcacgtgcatgctcgtgcGGGCGAACtctgttggcgcgcagcgaagcatggacggaacgcgcggagtgatacatttTCTTGACGGAACtccttgcgtagcttccacagcgttgactgctatgtatggatcGCTGTATagtcatattaaaaaaaaagtagcagtGCCTGTTTGTGGCATTCTGCGTAAATGACGACTGAGTATACATGGTCTGCTAAGAAAATTATTACCGTCAACACGCGGGGATTAAAGGGAGAGGGCGAATTATGTGATCTCTATCGCGCTGCTTGTATATCGGTGCTCCCCAACCAGTTTCGACTGCACCTAACTGCACCTGCCTTCATGCGCCACCACCTGGGCTGCGTCACGATGCTTGTGCACACTGCAGGACAAAAGGTTATCGCAGTGCCCTCGACTACTACTCTCCGGCGCCAACCACACGCGCCCTCTACGTCCAAATTTCGAATTGTCACAGCTTCAGGAAAGCATCTGCCAGCTTCGGCAACATTTTGGAGCGCCGTCACGCTATAAAAAAAATCACGTTGAGTGACAAGGAGTCCCGTCTACTGAATCTGATTACTGTTACGCCAATCTTCGACGGAAGCCCGCGTGGTGAGAAAGGAACGCAGATGAAGTAAAAAATTTACTCCCCTGATTAAAAATAAAATTCGGGTCTTGACATTTGAAGCCGCATATAAGTCTCCTTTTTCACCATGTCGATAAACATATGACACTGGCTCATATTGACATATGCTACAGTAAGCGTGCTTAAATGCCGGGCTTGTTGCTTCATTTCTGTTCAACCTGGTCACCATGACgtggagggagggagagaggatTCAAAGATAAAAATGACGGAGAGTTTAGCCGTAAGAACATGCTTATGAACTGCAGGACCTCACCGAGGTCAAAGGGGGTACAGCAAAAAAGGAAGATGAGGATAAGAGGGGCTGCGCTCACGTTGTACTTTTGCAGCCACATCCCACGTTAACAGTGCAAATGACACCGATCTGCCGAGCTTGGCGACTCAGAGGCTCACGAGCGAGGGTTCTACACACTCACCGAGAGGTCAGTCGAGGATGTCCGTCTCGTACTCTCGCTCATCTCCGAGCCCCTCGTCCGGCGAGTCCCTCGCGCCCGGCGACAGCGGATTGGCCACGATTCCCGCGGGTCGCTTCCTGGTCGCGCACACCTGTTCGTGCCTCGGCGCACCGGCGGACACGCGCAGCGCGTCCGTCACCACGTCGCTCGCGCCACCTTCCTCCTCCTTGTTCGCGCCGCGGCACGCGCGCAGAGTCCGATACTCGCCGCGCAACACGGCGGCCACGATGCCCGACTTGGCCGTCGCCGGCGCGGGCTTCTTGTTGGAGCTCAGCAGGGGCGCCGGGCTGCCGGACTGCTCCTCGGAGTTGGCCTGCAGGCTGCCGGCGTCCGACGAGCGCTGCTTCGACTCGAGCAGCAGCGACTCGAGTCGCATCTGCGTCTCCTTGGCGGCGCGCGGGCCCCGGGCGGGCCGGCGCACCGCCAGCAGGCACGCCGAGGCCGCGACCAGGGCCAGGAGCAGAAGTAGGCCTAGCACGATGCCGACTATCTCGGGCGCCGACAGCGCCGCGAGGTCGGCCGAACGCGGTCGCACTATGAGCGTCACGTTGGCCGTCTGATTGCCGGCGCGGTTGGCCGCGGTGCACAGGTAGCGTCCGCTGTCCTTGAGCATCACGTTGATGATGGTGAGCGTGCTCGTCTGCTGCCGCCGGCCGCTCTGGTGCGCCCGCAGCAGGTACATCTGGCGCCCAAACGAGATGAGCGACAGGTTGACGATGGCGCGGCTCCGCCACAGCCACCTGACGTTGGCCGCCGGCAGGGAGTCGACGTCGCACTGCAGCGTGGCGTTCTCGCCTTCCACGGCGCCCACGCGCAGCTCGCTGGCGGCGATGCGGGGCGCGCAGGCGAAGTCGTCCGGTTCCAGCTGGCTCCAGAGGCGGCGCGCGAGCCTCGGCGGCCCCTCGCAGCTCGGCGGCACCGAGAGCGGCACGTTGCGCTGATGCATCCACTGCCGCAGGCTGCGAAGGCTGCAGTCGCAGTGCCACGGATTGTCGCTCAGGTCTAGCGAGTGCAGCGGTGGCAGTGTGAGGCCGTCCGGGGGTAGCGAGCGCAGTCGATTGCCGTCGAGGCGAAGTACCTGAAGAAAGGCGGAAATAACGGCAGTCataggcctgcgcggcacacacTCGCAGCGTAAGCTAGGAGCGGCTCCATGGGACCCCCATTTCCGGCAGCACGCACTACAGTGTCTTGGCGGCGCAGTCTCTTttcgtcgttttcacgagaacgcaCTGAACTGCTCGGCCACCGTCAACGGCGAGCTGCgccttgtgctgctctctgcacagcggtctgctgggCCCGAGGTTGCCCGGTTGCACTCAGGCACGGGCTGCAGCCGGTTGCTGCTGAAGAAGCTatgattcgcttcttcagcagcagtACGTGCCTTGCGAGGAGGTGCCATAACGTGTACCTAACTGTAAATACAGAGATCAAGACTACGCGGCGCACACGTCACATTCTTTGACGCGTAGCACTATACCGTTCTAGTGCTGCATCTAGTGACTTCTGGTGGAATGCAATGCAACTGCGATGCAAAGTTTGCACATATCAGTGCTTCCCGGCTCACATCGCGTGTAATCGGGTGACAAGATGCACCATATGATGCTGcagatgatgttgatgatgatttattggcatcccctttgaaacgtcGAGGTGACAAAAAAccatctagcctgcttgatttgatCTGGTATGCTGTACATGTTCTTCATTCTATCATTTTCGTATAATCCTCCATAGTCTTCTTTTCCTTCCTAAACACACCTCTGTCTATCTTATACTGCTACCTGTGCAACACCTACATTGCGTGCCGCCTGGTACAATAATATGCAACTACAATGAAAAATGGGCACGAAGGACGCTACGTGGCGCGCAACACGCATATCGTGACCCCTCGCGCACAGGGACGCGTGTGTAGGGCATATTTCGTTAGCAGCAAGcaagttgctgctgctgctgctgctgctgctgctgctgctgctgctgctgctgctgctgctgctgctgctgctgctgctgctgctgctgctgctgctgctgctgctgctgctgatgatgatgatgatgccttattCAACGGCACAAATCCACTGCCGGGGATAGGCCGCTTACCGGGCGGGAAAatgatttagaaaaaaaaataaaaacgaatatTAATAGCTTTAGCGCAAAGAAACGCAAATTAATAAATTAAGATGAGAAAGCAAGCTACG encodes:
- the LOC135902900 gene encoding leucine-rich repeat-containing protein 4B-like, with the translated sequence MPRTASRAPFSPSALLLSLIIMAAAAGAGGTASPHGGSCPSACSCKWSGGKRTAECAGLMGSVPQHLPSDTQVLNLTGNILKTLPGGHFQQARLVHLQRIYLSRCGIVLMADDAFRGLNNLVELDLSHNFLTAVPKLAPYCPLLRRLQLSANPIQRLGGHSFRGLHSLVSLELSQCQLAWLETNVFADLHSLEVLRLDGNRLRSLPPDGLTLPPLHSLDLSDNPWHCDCSLRSLRQWMHQRNVPLSVPPSCEGPPRLARRLWSQLEPDDFACAPRIAASELRVGAVEGENATLQCDVDSLPAANVRWLWRSRAIVNLSLISFGRQMYLLRAHQSGRRQQTSTLTIINVMLKDSGRYLCTAANRAGNQTANVTLIVRPRSADLAALSAPEIVGIVLGLLLLLALVAASACLLAVRRPARGPRAAKETQMRLESLLLESKQRSSDAGSLQANSEEQSGSPAPLLSSNKKPAPATAKSGIVAAVLRGEYRTLRACRGANKEEEGGASDVVTDALRVSAGAPRHEQVCATRKRPAGIVANPLSPGARDSPDEGLGDEREYETDILD